A genomic window from Deltaproteobacteria bacterium CG11_big_fil_rev_8_21_14_0_20_42_23 includes:
- a CDS encoding 50S ribosomal protein L36 — MKVRSSVKKICDKCKVIKRKGVVRVICENPKHKQRQG; from the coding sequence ATGAAAGTACGATCATCAGTAAAGAAAATTTGCGATAAATGTAAAGTCATCAAAAGAAAAGGTGTTGTTCGCGTGATTTGTGAAAATCCAAAACACAAACAACGTCAGGGATAA
- a CDS encoding 50S ribosomal protein L6, with protein sequence MSRIGKRGMKLPTGTNVTLKGHEVTVKGAKATLTHDFSKQKLVAISQADGEVKVERVDDSREARREQGLVRALINNMIVGVSEGFKKTLEIVGVGYRADVKGKSLTLNLGFSHPVDYPIPAGISISVDKQTTIHIDGADKTLVGETASKIIRYRAPEPYKGKGIKYAGQVIRRKAGKSAAGSKGG encoded by the coding sequence ATGTCTCGAATTGGAAAAAGAGGAATGAAGCTCCCAACAGGAACGAACGTTACCCTAAAAGGTCACGAGGTCACTGTTAAAGGTGCAAAAGCAACATTAACCCACGATTTTTCTAAACAAAAGCTTGTTGCTATTTCTCAAGCTGATGGTGAAGTAAAAGTTGAGCGAGTTGATGATTCAAGAGAAGCAAGAAGAGAACAAGGTCTTGTTCGAGCTCTTATCAACAATATGATTGTTGGTGTGAGCGAAGGCTTCAAAAAGACACTTGAAATTGTTGGAGTTGGATACAGAGCCGATGTGAAAGGAAAGAGCCTCACGCTCAACCTTGGTTTTTCTCATCCCGTTGATTATCCTATCCCAGCTGGAATTTCGATTTCTGTTGATAAACAAACTACCATCCACATTGATGGTGCTGATAAAACACTCGTTGGAGAGACGGCTTCAAAAATTATTCGATACAGAGCCCCTGAACCGTACAAAGGAAAAGGCATTAAGTATGCCGGTCAAGTTATCAGAAGAAAAGCAGGTAAATCTGCTGCGGGTTCTAAGGGAGGATAA
- a CDS encoding 50S ribosomal protein L30 has translation MAKQIKVKLVKSVIGCPKPQRDTVRGLGLARVGNERVLLDTPAIRGMVKAIPHLVKIIEA, from the coding sequence ATGGCAAAGCAAATAAAAGTAAAATTGGTGAAAAGTGTGATTGGTTGTCCAAAACCTCAACGAGATACTGTGAGAGGTTTGGGGCTTGCTAGAGTTGGAAATGAGCGAGTGCTTCTCGATACTCCAGCAATTAGAGGAATGGTAAAAGCTATTCCACACTTAGTAAAAATAATTGAAGCTTAA
- a CDS encoding 50S ribosomal protein L14, with protein sequence MIQQESVLQVADNSGAKRVLCIKVLGGSRRRYASVGDIIVVAVKDALPRAKVKKGDVKKAVVVRTKKAIRRPDGSSIRFDENSAVLINDQGEPVGTRIFGPVARELRGKRFMRVISLAPEVL encoded by the coding sequence ATGATTCAACAGGAATCAGTATTACAAGTAGCAGACAATTCAGGAGCTAAGCGTGTATTGTGCATTAAAGTGCTTGGCGGTTCAAGACGTCGATATGCATCTGTTGGTGACATCATTGTAGTTGCAGTAAAAGATGCTTTGCCAAGAGCGAAGGTGAAAAAAGGTGATGTGAAAAAAGCAGTTGTGGTGAGAACCAAAAAAGCTATTCGCAGACCAGATGGATCTTCAATTCGTTTTGATGAAAACTCTGCAGTGTTAATTAACGATCAAGGTGAGCCAGTTGGAACTCGTATTTTTGGACCAGTTGCTCGTGAACTTCGTGGGAAGCGTTTTATGAGAGTTATCTCTCTCGCGCCAGAAGTGCTTTAA
- a CDS encoding 50S ribosomal protein L5, translated as MATEKKTKAKQASSEKKGFSPEFVSFQKFYKETCRKGMKEKFGYKNEMEVPMVTKVTINTCLRDAISDFKVLEAAASELATITGQKPVFTQAKKSISNFKLREGMKIGSCVTLRGVRMYEFLNRLFNMALPRVRDFKGVSKKSFDGRGNYTLGITEQTIFPEINYDKVQKINGMNVTIVTSAKTDDEGRELLRLMGMPFRN; from the coding sequence ATGGCAACCGAAAAGAAAACAAAAGCAAAGCAAGCATCATCTGAGAAAAAGGGTTTTTCTCCAGAGTTCGTTTCTTTCCAAAAATTCTACAAAGAGACTTGTAGAAAAGGAATGAAAGAGAAGTTTGGATACAAAAATGAGATGGAAGTTCCGATGGTCACAAAGGTAACCATCAATACCTGTCTTCGTGATGCTATCAGTGACTTCAAAGTCCTAGAAGCTGCAGCTTCAGAGCTTGCGACTATTACCGGGCAGAAGCCAGTATTTACGCAGGCAAAAAAATCAATTTCAAACTTCAAACTTCGTGAAGGAATGAAAATTGGATCTTGTGTAACGCTTCGTGGTGTTCGCATGTATGAATTTTTGAATCGCCTTTTCAACATGGCGCTTCCTCGTGTAAGAGATTTTAAAGGTGTTTCCAAAAAATCTTTTGATGGACGTGGAAACTACACGCTTGGCATCACCGAACAAACTATTTTTCCAGAAATCAATTATGACAAAGTGCAAAAAATTAATGGAATGAACGTTACTATTGTAACCTCAGCAAAAACTGATGACGAAGGCAGAGAACTTCTTCGTCTTATGGGAATGCCTTTTAGAAATTAA
- a CDS encoding 50S ribosomal protein L18 has translation MKLSRTQSRHKRKLRIRKKVNGTPARPRLSVYKSLKNISAQLIDDTTGTTLVSVATAEKELNTLKEKASCVGAKKVGELLAERAKTKGIETIVFDRSGYRYHGRVKALAEAAREKGLRF, from the coding sequence ATGAAATTATCACGTACGCAATCGCGTCATAAACGCAAACTAAGAATACGCAAGAAAGTAAATGGAACGCCAGCGCGCCCAAGGCTTTCAGTGTATAAAAGTCTTAAAAACATTAGCGCTCAGCTCATTGATGATACAACAGGGACTACCTTGGTATCAGTCGCTACGGCTGAGAAAGAGCTCAATACTTTGAAAGAAAAAGCTTCCTGTGTGGGAGCGAAAAAAGTGGGAGAACTTCTTGCCGAAAGAGCAAAAACAAAAGGCATTGAAACAATTGTCTTCGATCGCAGTGGTTATAGATACCATGGCAGAGTAAAAGCGCTTGCAGAAGCTGCAAGAGAGAAAGGTTTGAGGTTTTAA
- a CDS encoding 50S ribosomal protein L22: protein MSVKASIKSVRMSPRKVRAVCDEIRGQKANWALNFLKHSQRRAAKPLVKLLGSALANADQKGGLDLDNLVISHLTCDQGPTMKRWMPRARGMATPVLKRTSQLNIVLAEK, encoded by the coding sequence ATGTCAGTAAAAGCAAGTATAAAATCGGTACGCATGTCTCCTCGTAAAGTGAGAGCGGTATGTGATGAAATTAGAGGCCAAAAAGCTAACTGGGCGCTCAACTTTCTAAAGCATTCACAAAGACGAGCAGCTAAGCCTCTTGTTAAATTGCTTGGCTCAGCTTTGGCAAATGCAGATCAAAAGGGCGGATTAGACTTGGACAACCTCGTTATTAGTCACCTCACTTGTGATCAAGGACCCACAATGAAACGCTGGATGCCACGCGCAAGAGGGATGGCAACACCAGTACTAAAAAGAACTTCGCAACTTAATATTGTTTTGGCCGAGAAGTAA
- a CDS encoding 30S ribosomal protein S17, with translation MNERKTKIGTVVSNKMQKSVSVEIERLTLDTRFKKYIRRKKKFLAHDENGECKIGDKVEIRESRPLSKLKRWRVIKIVEKAPIV, from the coding sequence ATGAATGAAAGAAAAACGAAAATCGGAACCGTTGTTTCCAATAAAATGCAAAAAAGTGTTTCAGTTGAAATTGAACGCTTAACTTTGGATACAAGATTTAAAAAATATATTCGCCGCAAAAAGAAATTTCTTGCTCATGATGAAAATGGCGAATGTAAGATTGGTGACAAAGTTGAAATTAGAGAATCACGTCCACTTTCAAAATTGAAAAGATGGAGAGTAATTAAAATTGTAGAGAAAGCCCCAATTGTTTAA
- a CDS encoding type Z 30S ribosomal protein S14: MAKKSMIAKAKRKQAFKVREYNRCPRCGRSRAYMNRFDMCRLCFRQMALDGMLPGVTKSSW; this comes from the coding sequence ATGGCAAAAAAATCGATGATAGCAAAAGCAAAAAGAAAGCAGGCCTTTAAGGTTCGCGAATATAATAGATGTCCACGTTGTGGAAGATCGCGCGCATACATGAACCGCTTTGACATGTGCCGTCTTTGCTTCCGACAAATGGCATTAGATGGAATGTTGCCAGGCGTTACAAAATCAAGCTGGTAA
- the map gene encoding type I methionyl aminopeptidase has product MIVLKSPAEIEKMRVSNRIVAEVLLKLDELIVPGVTTAELDRIAEEEILKRGAKPAFKGYMGYKHTLCTSRNEEVVHGIPSDVELREGDIVGIDCGVVKNDFYGDHAKTFAVGKISEEASRLLRVTEEALMAGIEQALSHNRLYDISAAVQQHAEAAGYTIVRDYVGHGIGRKLHEDPQLPNFGKAGTGIPLRPGLVLAIEPMINQGGCETEVLEDDWTVVTKDRKLSAHFEHSVAITENGPDILSKL; this is encoded by the coding sequence ATGATTGTTTTAAAATCTCCCGCTGAGATTGAAAAAATGAGAGTGAGCAACAGAATTGTTGCTGAAGTTCTTTTAAAACTTGATGAACTCATTGTCCCTGGTGTTACCACAGCAGAGCTTGATCGCATTGCAGAGGAAGAAATTCTGAAACGCGGAGCAAAGCCAGCCTTTAAGGGATACATGGGATACAAACACACTCTTTGCACCTCACGTAATGAAGAAGTGGTGCATGGCATTCCATCAGATGTGGAATTGCGAGAGGGTGATATTGTTGGCATTGACTGCGGTGTGGTGAAGAACGATTTCTACGGAGATCATGCAAAAACATTTGCAGTGGGAAAAATAAGTGAGGAAGCAAGTCGTCTGCTTCGGGTTACGGAAGAAGCTTTGATGGCAGGCATTGAACAAGCTCTTTCTCACAACCGGCTGTATGATATTTCTGCAGCAGTGCAACAACATGCAGAAGCGGCTGGTTATACTATTGTTCGTGATTATGTTGGGCATGGTATTGGAAGAAAGCTTCATGAAGATCCGCAGCTTCCAAATTTTGGAAAAGCGGGAACGGGAATACCACTTAGGCCAGGTTTGGTATTGGCGATAGAGCCCATGATTAATCAGGGCGGTTGTGAAACGGAAGTCCTGGAAGATGATTGGACTGTGGTGACAAAGGACCGAAAACTTTCGGCCCATTTTGAGCACAGTGTTGCAATCACCGAAAATGGCCCCGATATTTTGAGCAAATTATAG
- a CDS encoding 30S ribosomal protein S8, whose translation MSMNDPIADMLTRLRNASQARHPEVNIPYSGFKNALAQVLKKNGFIADASVTGDGIEKRICLQLKYTTDRKPVFLEVDRISKGGRKVYWSHADIKPMRQGSGMAILTTPKGVMSGEEARQAGVGGEVVCTIW comes from the coding sequence ATGAGTATGAACGACCCAATAGCAGATATGCTAACAAGACTACGAAACGCTTCGCAAGCAAGACATCCTGAAGTGAACATTCCTTATTCAGGATTCAAAAATGCGTTGGCGCAAGTGTTGAAAAAAAATGGATTCATTGCTGATGCATCTGTAACTGGCGATGGAATTGAAAAAAGAATTTGCCTTCAGTTGAAGTACACAACAGATCGCAAACCTGTTTTTCTTGAAGTAGACAGAATAAGTAAAGGTGGCAGAAAAGTTTACTGGTCGCACGCAGACATTAAACCTATGCGCCAAGGTTCTGGTATGGCCATCCTCACCACTCCTAAAGGTGTTATGAGTGGTGAAGAAGCTCGCCAAGCTGGTGTTGGTGGCGAAGTTGTTTGTACTATTTGGTAA
- a CDS encoding preprotein translocase subunit SecY, which translates to MNIAKMPELLKRIVFTVLALALYRVGIFVPTPGVSIDALQNILASGTIFDIFNMFSGGALNQFSVFALGIMPYISASIILQLLAVSVPAVQRLQKEGDAGRKKITQYTRYGTVVLALVQGLGISLGIIQQGATLPGVTTFSFCLTTMLTLTAGTSFLMWLGEMITERGIGNGISLIIFAGIVTGIPGGLRDAWGLKSQFGDFFGFVLLIAFILLVIGTIIFFERAQRRITVQYAKRVVGNKMYGGQASHLPLKINMAGVIPPIFASSIIMFPATIAQFVQAGPLQDIMGFLQTGWIRSGVYMTMIIFFAYFYTAVSFNPTDVAENLKKYGGFIPGIRPGKNTADYIDSILTRITLGGALYLAAICVLPELLIQNFGIPQSLAYTFGGTSLMIVVGVAMDTLAQVESHLLSRHYEGFLGAKTGGKFRGRRG; encoded by the coding sequence ATGAATATCGCCAAGATGCCAGAACTGTTAAAGCGAATTGTATTTACGGTTTTAGCTTTAGCGTTGTACAGAGTTGGAATTTTTGTTCCAACACCAGGCGTAAGTATAGATGCATTGCAAAACATTCTTGCTTCTGGAACGATCTTTGACATTTTCAACATGTTTTCAGGCGGAGCTTTAAATCAGTTCTCTGTTTTTGCGCTTGGGATTATGCCTTATATCAGTGCGTCTATTATTCTTCAGCTGCTTGCCGTTTCGGTTCCAGCTGTACAACGTCTTCAAAAAGAGGGCGATGCAGGCCGAAAAAAAATCACACAGTACACAAGATACGGAACTGTGGTTTTAGCGCTCGTTCAAGGTCTTGGCATTAGTCTTGGTATCATCCAACAAGGCGCAACATTGCCGGGGGTAACCACCTTTAGCTTTTGTCTTACCACGATGCTTACGCTTACTGCTGGAACTTCTTTTTTAATGTGGTTGGGTGAGATGATTACAGAGCGTGGCATTGGCAATGGTATTTCCCTCATCATTTTTGCCGGAATTGTAACCGGCATTCCTGGTGGACTTCGGGATGCGTGGGGATTGAAGTCTCAGTTTGGTGACTTCTTTGGTTTTGTGCTTTTGATTGCCTTTATTCTTTTGGTTATTGGAACCATTATCTTTTTTGAACGCGCCCAACGGCGGATTACGGTTCAATATGCAAAAAGAGTAGTGGGAAATAAAATGTACGGCGGCCAGGCATCACATCTGCCGCTCAAGATCAATATGGCGGGTGTTATTCCTCCCATTTTTGCTTCTTCTATCATTATGTTCCCAGCGACTATTGCGCAATTTGTGCAAGCTGGACCTTTGCAAGACATCATGGGCTTTCTGCAAACAGGCTGGATTCGAAGTGGCGTCTACATGACCATGATTATTTTCTTTGCCTATTTTTATACAGCTGTAAGCTTTAACCCTACAGATGTTGCAGAAAACCTAAAGAAATATGGCGGATTTATTCCAGGTATTCGACCAGGGAAAAATACAGCAGACTACATAGATAGCATTTTGACACGCATTACTTTGGGAGGAGCGCTCTATTTGGCTGCGATTTGTGTTTTGCCTGAGCTCCTTATTCAGAACTTTGGAATTCCACAATCTCTTGCTTATACCTTTGGGGGAACTTCGTTGATGATTGTTGTGGGGGTTGCTATGGACACGTTGGCTCAAGTTGAGTCACACCTCCTCTCAAGACATTACGAAGGTTTTCTCGGTGCGAAGACTGGGGGAAAATTCCGTGGTCGGAGAGGCTGA
- a CDS encoding 50S ribosomal protein L15: MKLNELPRPENRQKPVRKRRGRGNASGVGGTSGRGHKGQKARSGGYHKVGFEGGQMPLQRRLPKVGFTNIFRKEFAIVNLDQLSVFEAGEEVSIETLLHKRILKKPLAGLKVLGNGEVKKALTIKAAKISATAQKKIEAAGGKVEVLGV, encoded by the coding sequence ATGAAATTAAATGAACTTCCCAGACCAGAAAACAGACAGAAACCTGTCCGAAAAAGAAGAGGCCGCGGTAATGCCTCTGGTGTAGGTGGAACCTCAGGGAGAGGCCACAAAGGGCAAAAAGCTCGTTCAGGTGGTTACCACAAAGTTGGTTTTGAAGGTGGACAGATGCCTTTGCAGCGTCGTCTTCCCAAAGTTGGCTTTACCAACATTTTTAGAAAAGAGTTTGCTATTGTGAACCTCGATCAGCTTTCTGTGTTTGAAGCTGGTGAAGAAGTAAGCATCGAAACCCTTTTGCACAAAAGAATTTTAAAGAAGCCACTTGCCGGCCTCAAAGTTTTGGGAAATGGCGAAGTAAAAAAAGCCCTTACCATAAAAGCTGCTAAAATTTCTGCAACAGCGCAGAAAAAAATTGAAGCAGCAGGCGGAAAAGTGGAGGTTCTTGGTGTCTAG
- a CDS encoding 50S ribosomal protein L16, translating into MLLEPKKVKYRKQQKGRIRGTATRGCNLSYGDYGLQAISFGRVTARQIEAARIAINRVAKRGGKVWIRIFPDRPVSKKPAEVRMGKGKGSPEYWAAYVRKGKMLYEIKGVTPEDAIEALRRAGHKISLKTKIVKREEYREAR; encoded by the coding sequence ATGTTATTAGAACCAAAAAAAGTTAAATATCGTAAACAGCAAAAAGGAAGAATTCGTGGTACGGCGACTCGTGGCTGCAATCTTTCTTACGGCGACTATGGCTTGCAAGCCATAAGTTTTGGACGAGTTACTGCTCGCCAAATCGAAGCTGCGCGTATTGCCATCAACCGTGTTGCAAAGCGCGGTGGAAAAGTCTGGATTCGTATTTTTCCAGATCGCCCGGTTTCTAAAAAACCAGCTGAAGTGAGAATGGGAAAAGGAAAAGGATCTCCCGAGTACTGGGCAGCTTATGTTCGCAAAGGAAAAATGCTGTATGAGATTAAAGGTGTAACACCAGAAGATGCAATTGAAGCTCTGAGAAGAGCTGGACATAAAATTTCGCTCAAAACTAAAATTGTGAAACGTGAGGAATACCGTGAAGCCCGTTGA
- a CDS encoding 30S ribosomal protein S3 has product MGQKTHPKGFRLGIIRTWDSRWFESGRRYAELVHQDEYIRKTLKGKLKHTGISRIEIERPAGRVTINIFTSRPGLVIGKKGAGIDSLRDDLQKKTSDEVSVNIREVRKAEIDAQLVAENVANQLERRVAFRRAMKKSVESALKMGAEGIKIQCSGRLGGAELARTEWYREGRVPLHTLRADVDYGFAEAMTTYGKIGVKTWIYRGEILDVQ; this is encoded by the coding sequence ATGGGACAAAAGACACATCCAAAAGGCTTTAGATTAGGAATTATTAGAACTTGGGATTCTCGCTGGTTTGAAAGCGGAAGACGTTATGCAGAACTTGTACACCAAGATGAGTACATTCGAAAAACGCTTAAAGGAAAACTCAAACACACTGGGATTTCTCGTATCGAAATTGAACGACCTGCTGGACGTGTTACGATCAACATCTTCACTTCAAGACCCGGTCTTGTTATTGGGAAAAAAGGTGCAGGAATTGATTCTCTTCGTGATGATTTACAAAAGAAAACTTCAGATGAAGTAAGTGTAAATATTCGCGAAGTGAGAAAAGCAGAAATTGATGCTCAGCTTGTGGCTGAGAATGTTGCAAATCAACTTGAACGTCGCGTTGCTTTTAGAAGAGCGATGAAAAAATCGGTTGAGTCTGCACTTAAAATGGGAGCTGAAGGAATTAAAATCCAATGCTCAGGAAGACTTGGTGGAGCTGAGCTTGCGCGGACTGAATGGTACCGCGAAGGAAGAGTTCCTCTTCATACACTTCGTGCCGATGTAGATTATGGTTTTGCAGAAGCAATGACCACATACGGAAAAATCGGAGTGAAAACTTGGATTTACCGAGGCGAAATTTTGGATGTTCAGTAG
- a CDS encoding 50S ribosomal protein L24 encodes MAVNIRKNDNVMIITGRDKGKTGKVLSLDTATGRVIVQGLNMVKRHMKPTQSNPKGGIVQKEASVNISNVMYYDEKEAKPTRIGYKLAKDGKKVRFSKRSGALIDK; translated from the coding sequence ATTGCCGTGAATATTCGCAAGAATGACAATGTGATGATTATTACAGGAAGAGATAAGGGCAAGACAGGAAAAGTGCTCTCTCTTGATACTGCAACTGGACGAGTGATTGTTCAAGGATTGAATATGGTAAAACGCCATATGAAACCAACGCAATCAAATCCAAAAGGTGGCATTGTACAAAAAGAAGCTTCAGTTAATATCTCAAACGTAATGTACTACGACGAAAAAGAAGCTAAGCCAACTCGCATCGGATACAAACTTGCTAAAGATGGTAAAAAAGTTCGTTTCTCAAAGCGATCAGGCGCTCTCATTGATAAGTAA
- a CDS encoding translation initiation factor IF-1 → MAKEEGISVEGKVLETLPNAMFKVELENGHQILAHVSGKMRMHYIRILPGDSVAVELSPYDLTRGRITYRAK, encoded by the coding sequence ATGGCAAAAGAAGAAGGTATATCAGTTGAAGGTAAGGTTTTGGAAACTCTTCCCAATGCTATGTTTAAAGTAGAGTTAGAAAATGGGCATCAAATATTGGCCCATGTTTCAGGAAAAATGAGAATGCACTACATTCGTATTTTACCTGGCGACAGTGTTGCCGTGGAACTTTCGCCATATGATTTAACACGAGGAAGAATAACATACAGAGCAAAATAA
- a CDS encoding 50S ribosomal protein L29, whose protein sequence is MKPVDLTKKSLKDLEKTETELRKKYFELKMKHKTGQLKETAELKKVRRNIARTLTEASVKQAASSSKKEA, encoded by the coding sequence GTGAAGCCCGTTGATCTAACTAAAAAATCGCTCAAAGACCTTGAAAAAACTGAAACTGAGTTACGCAAAAAGTACTTTGAATTAAAAATGAAACATAAAACTGGACAGTTGAAAGAAACTGCCGAGCTCAAAAAAGTGCGCAGAAACATTGCTCGCACTTTAACTGAAGCGTCGGTGAAGCAAGCAGCTTCATCTTCTAAGAAGGAAGCGTAA
- a CDS encoding adenylate kinase produces MGKGPVRMFFLGAPGSGKGTQGRLLSEYFSIVHLSTGDILRREVAKKSELGKKVSSVMSEGKLVDDELMNHIIIERLKEEDCSRGYILDGYPRTASQARALDALLKEQGQKLLLALYLNVPDEEIIKRLSCRKQEEGRSDDGEDTVHFRIDLYKSATQPLMGFYREQGLMHEVCGLGGINEVFSRILKCVESLREVW; encoded by the coding sequence ATGGGAAAAGGTCCTGTGCGTATGTTTTTCCTTGGAGCCCCTGGAAGTGGAAAAGGAACCCAAGGAAGACTTTTAAGTGAGTACTTTAGTATTGTGCATCTCTCGACAGGAGATATCCTTCGCAGAGAAGTTGCAAAAAAATCTGAACTTGGGAAAAAAGTAAGTTCAGTGATGTCCGAGGGAAAACTTGTTGATGATGAGTTGATGAATCACATCATCATCGAGAGGCTGAAAGAGGAAGATTGTTCAAGAGGTTATATCTTGGATGGTTATCCAAGAACGGCTTCACAAGCAAGAGCTCTGGATGCGTTGCTCAAAGAGCAAGGCCAAAAATTATTGCTGGCATTGTATTTAAATGTTCCAGATGAAGAAATTATAAAACGCCTTTCTTGTCGTAAACAAGAAGAAGGTCGTTCAGATGACGGTGAAGATACAGTTCACTTTAGAATTGATCTCTACAAGTCGGCAACTCAGCCTTTGATGGGATTTTACCGCGAACAAGGCTTGATGCACGAAGTATGTGGCTTGGGTGGTATTAATGAAGTTTTTTCTCGCATTTTAAAGTGTGTAGAAAGTTTACGGGAAGTTTGGTGA
- a CDS encoding 30S ribosomal protein S5: MAEREQVQASDYIERIVHISRVCKVVKGGKRFSFSALVVVGDGKGKVGTGLGKAREVPAAIKKATDRARQKMIQVPIQNQTIPHEILGKYGAGKVMLKPASLGTGVIAGGPVRAVIEAVGIHNILTKSLGTSNPHNVVKATFQGLCKLRSVEETAKLRGA, translated from the coding sequence ATGGCAGAAAGAGAACAAGTTCAGGCGAGTGATTATATTGAGCGCATCGTTCACATTAGCCGTGTTTGTAAAGTAGTAAAGGGTGGTAAGCGTTTTAGCTTTTCAGCACTAGTTGTTGTTGGTGATGGAAAAGGAAAAGTGGGTACTGGTCTTGGCAAAGCACGCGAAGTTCCTGCGGCGATCAAAAAAGCAACTGATCGCGCTCGCCAAAAAATGATTCAGGTTCCCATTCAAAACCAAACCATTCCGCACGAAATTTTGGGAAAATATGGCGCTGGAAAAGTAATGTTGAAACCAGCTTCTCTTGGTACTGGAGTAATTGCAGGTGGTCCAGTAAGAGCTGTGATTGAAGCGGTTGGCATTCACAACATTCTTACAAAATCACTTGGCACAAGTAACCCTCACAACGTAGTGAAGGCGACCTTCCAGGGACTTTGCAAATTAAGATCAGTTGAAGAAACTGCAAAACTCAGAGGTGCTTAA